The Peribacillus simplex genome contains a region encoding:
- a CDS encoding sulfite exporter TauE/SafE family protein — protein sequence MVWLVLVGIGLLAGAIGALVGLGGGIIIVPSLLYLGASTNIINELTPQVAVGVSTVIMIFTGLSSTLSYLKHKVVDYKAGLIFFIGSAPGGMIGAYVNKNLNAEAFSLYFGIFMVFMAIVLLVKNRLKPMLFKPGKGKIVKTYKTENGHSFSYGYHPLLAVLISFFVGFSSGLFGIGGGALMVPVMMLLFFFPPHMAVATSMFMVFLSSITNSITHISLGNVNWPYAFALIPGAWFGAKLGAFINTRLKSASLENMLKIVLIIIGLRLIYQGITG from the coding sequence TTGGATTATTAGCGGGAGCAATCGGCGCACTTGTCGGTCTGGGCGGCGGCATCATCATTGTGCCTTCTCTTTTATATTTAGGTGCATCTACGAATATTATCAATGAGCTGACTCCTCAGGTCGCCGTAGGTGTTTCAACCGTAATCATGATTTTTACCGGCCTATCTTCCACTTTATCTTATTTAAAACATAAAGTGGTGGATTATAAGGCCGGCTTAATCTTTTTTATTGGCAGTGCACCTGGTGGAATGATAGGGGCTTATGTGAATAAAAACCTTAACGCCGAAGCTTTTTCATTGTACTTTGGGATTTTCATGGTTTTCATGGCTATCGTGTTATTAGTGAAGAATCGTTTGAAGCCAATGCTTTTCAAGCCTGGAAAAGGGAAAATAGTGAAGACGTATAAAACTGAAAATGGACATTCATTTTCCTATGGTTACCATCCCCTTCTGGCTGTATTGATTTCTTTTTTCGTGGGATTCAGCTCAGGGTTATTTGGAATTGGCGGTGGGGCCTTAATGGTACCCGTCATGATGCTTCTATTCTTCTTCCCTCCGCATATGGCTGTAGCGACTTCGATGTTCATGGTATTTCTATCTTCCATCACTAATTCGATCACGCATATTTCCCTTGGAAATGTAAATTGGCCATATGCTTTTGCCCTGATTCCGGGTGCATGGTTCGGTGCTAAATTGGGCGCATTCATCAATACGCGCCTAAAAAGTGCCTCGCTGGAAAATATGTTGAAAATAGTGCTGATAATCATTGGTTTACGTCTTATATATCAAGGTATCACAGGATAA